One window from the genome of Streptomyces sp. NBC_00287 encodes:
- a CDS encoding WD40 repeat domain-containing protein, with the protein MNLTVDAEPTVAWDITVDDAPVALSARGDLVAVTGAEGTVKVLDAAMGAELGAFGLSGGALGVQLSQNAAHLAAHGPMGYALWRRSDGTATVRESGVWSGAVAWADDSRVAVAFGRRALVLGPDGEELWRTESAPSTVTDLAWLRQGRRLAVAAYGAVRGHERHTERPVVTYPYVGSHLALAVSPTGKWICSGNQDASIHIWRTRDGSELTMSGYREKVPAFRRRCTTGCPPRSERCSPGWPSSGCRRWRSTG; encoded by the coding sequence GTGAATCTCACCGTCGATGCCGAGCCGACCGTCGCCTGGGACATCACCGTGGACGACGCGCCCGTCGCCCTCAGCGCGCGCGGCGACCTGGTGGCCGTCACCGGCGCCGAGGGGACGGTGAAGGTTCTGGACGCGGCCATGGGTGCCGAGTTGGGCGCGTTCGGCCTCTCCGGTGGCGCGCTGGGTGTTCAACTCTCACAGAACGCCGCGCACTTGGCTGCACACGGACCCATGGGGTACGCGCTGTGGCGGCGCTCGGACGGGACCGCGACCGTGCGTGAGTCCGGCGTCTGGTCAGGTGCCGTGGCCTGGGCCGACGACTCCCGCGTCGCCGTAGCCTTCGGGCGGCGGGCGCTCGTACTCGGCCCGGACGGTGAGGAGTTGTGGCGTACCGAATCCGCTCCGTCCACCGTCACCGACCTGGCTTGGCTGCGGCAGGGGCGGCGGCTGGCCGTGGCGGCGTACGGTGCCGTGCGCGGGCACGAGCGCCACACCGAGCGTCCTGTGGTGACGTACCCCTATGTCGGCTCGCATCTGGCTCTCGCCGTCTCCCCGACCGGCAAGTGGATCTGCAGCGGCAACCAGGACGCCTCTATCCACATCTGGCGTACTCGGGACGGCAGTGAACTGACCATGTCCGGTTACCGGGAGAAGGTTCCAGCCTTCCGGCGCCGGTGCACGACCGGCTGCCCGCCGCGGAGCGAGAGATGCTCGCCGGGCTGGCCGAGCAGCGGCTGCCGCAGGTGGAGGAGTACCGGATGA
- a CDS encoding CobW family GTP-binding protein, with amino-acid sequence MTTPASPETRAARVPVTVLTGFLGSGKTTLLNRILTENHGLRIAVIENEFGEVGIDDALVLDAEEEIFEMNNGCICCTVRGDLIRILAALMRRREKFDHILIETTGLADPAPVAQTFFMDDEIASQLRLDAIVPLVDAAHVLPHLDEVKPEGVENEAVEQIAFADRIVLNKTDLADDSTLTEIEARIRSINAPVQILRARHARIDLQQVLDVGAFDLQRVLADDPSLLTDTEHQHDTTVTSFGIELEGELDEKRLNAWLGTLLRIKGVGIFRSKGILALAGEPKQYVFQGVHMLLDGTLGREWRDSEPRGNKLVFIGRDLDREALERGFAACLATAGVAA; translated from the coding sequence TTGACCACCCCGGCATCCCCGGAAACCCGTGCCGCACGTGTCCCCGTCACCGTCCTGACCGGCTTCCTCGGCTCGGGCAAGACGACCTTGCTCAACCGCATCCTCACCGAGAACCACGGGCTGCGGATCGCCGTCATCGAGAACGAGTTCGGTGAGGTCGGCATCGACGACGCGCTCGTCCTCGACGCCGAGGAAGAGATCTTCGAGATGAACAACGGCTGCATCTGCTGCACCGTGCGCGGCGATCTCATCCGCATCCTGGCCGCGCTGATGCGCCGCCGCGAGAAGTTCGACCACATCCTCATCGAGACCACCGGGCTCGCCGACCCCGCGCCGGTCGCGCAGACCTTCTTCATGGACGATGAGATCGCCTCACAGCTGCGTCTGGACGCCATCGTCCCCCTCGTCGATGCCGCCCATGTCCTCCCGCACCTCGACGAGGTCAAACCCGAGGGCGTGGAGAACGAGGCCGTCGAGCAGATCGCCTTCGCCGACCGGATCGTCCTCAACAAGACCGACCTCGCCGACGACAGCACCCTCACCGAGATCGAGGCGCGGATCCGGTCGATCAACGCGCCGGTGCAGATCCTGCGCGCCCGGCACGCCCGGATCGACCTCCAACAGGTCCTGGACGTCGGCGCGTTCGACCTCCAGCGGGTGCTCGCCGACGACCCGTCGCTCCTCACGGACACCGAGCACCAGCACGACACCACCGTCACCTCATTCGGTATCGAGCTCGAGGGCGAACTGGACGAGAAGCGGCTCAACGCCTGGCTCGGTACCCTGCTGCGCATCAAGGGCGTCGGCATCTTCCGCTCCAAGGGCATCCTCGCCCTGGCCGGGGAGCCCAAGCAGTACGTCTTCCAGGGCGTCCACATGCTGCTCGACGGCACCCTCGGACGGGAGTGGCGCGACAGCGAACCACGCGGCAACAAGCTGGTGTTCATCGGCCGAGACCTCGACCGCGAGGCGCTGGAGCGCGGCTTCGCGGCCTGCCTGGCCACGGCAGGGGTGGCCGCGTGA
- a CDS encoding Fur family transcriptional regulator produces the protein MSNRTTRQRAAVLEGLTGCQNFVSAQELHALLSARGHRIGLTTVYRALRELAATGGVDVIRDDSGERLYRRRPADGHRHYLICRGCGHSRPVDSAVVEEWADRITADTGFAAVEHTVELSGICADCQPCRLNSRQITEGDLRAAAPSPPDNTAARRPG, from the coding sequence GTGAGTAACCGCACGACCCGGCAGCGGGCCGCGGTCCTGGAAGGACTGACGGGCTGCCAGAACTTCGTGTCGGCACAGGAGTTGCATGCCTTGCTGTCGGCGCGCGGACATCGGATCGGGCTGACCACGGTCTACCGGGCGCTGCGCGAACTCGCGGCCACCGGCGGCGTCGATGTCATCCGTGACGACTCCGGGGAACGGCTGTACCGGCGACGGCCCGCCGACGGGCACCGCCACTATCTGATCTGTCGCGGCTGCGGCCACAGCCGCCCGGTGGACTCGGCGGTCGTCGAGGAGTGGGCCGACCGCATCACCGCCGACACCGGATTCGCGGCCGTGGAGCACACCGTCGAACTCAGCGGCATCTGCGCCGACTGCCAACCGTGCCGGCTGAACAGCCGACAGATCACGGAGGGCGATCTGCGGGCCGCCGCCCCCTCTCCCCCGGACAACACAGCTGCTAGGAGACCTGGTTGA
- a CDS encoding metalloregulator ArsR/SmtB family transcription factor, producing MGPRPPDATAAPPEFVRLAAHPLRWRLLTELAGGDYRVRELVERVGEPQNLVSYHLRLLRDGGLVKARRSSFDGRDSYYHLDLEHCAQALAAAGAALHPALSQTPSPPRRPVARAGSRRPAVLFVCTGNSARSPIAEALLRHHTTGRVTSASAGTSPKPQVHPHAVRVLRESFGIELSGHRTQHVDDLAGRRFDHVITLCDKAREVCPEFGSRRVHWSMADPGAADDTGQGGYAAFQHAAADIDTRVRHLMPLLNTPETVARSEP from the coding sequence ATGGGACCCCGACCCCCGGACGCGACAGCCGCGCCGCCGGAATTCGTCCGGCTGGCCGCGCATCCGTTGCGCTGGCGGCTGCTGACGGAGCTCGCCGGTGGCGACTATCGGGTCCGTGAACTGGTGGAACGCGTCGGGGAGCCGCAGAACCTGGTCTCGTATCACCTACGGCTGCTGCGCGACGGCGGTCTGGTCAAGGCCCGGCGCAGCAGCTTCGACGGCCGGGACAGCTACTACCACCTCGACCTGGAGCATTGCGCTCAGGCGCTGGCCGCCGCCGGAGCGGCCCTGCACCCGGCGTTGAGCCAGACCCCCTCACCACCCCGTCGTCCGGTCGCCCGGGCGGGATCCCGCCGACCTGCGGTGCTCTTCGTGTGCACCGGCAACAGCGCCCGCTCGCCGATTGCCGAAGCCCTGCTGCGCCACCACACCACCGGCCGCGTGACGTCGGCCAGTGCGGGCACCAGCCCCAAGCCACAGGTGCACCCGCATGCCGTCCGGGTCCTGCGCGAGTCGTTCGGCATCGAGCTCTCCGGTCACCGCACCCAGCACGTGGACGACCTGGCCGGACGGCGCTTCGACCACGTGATCACCCTGTGCGACAAGGCTCGCGAGGTCTGCCCGGAGTTCGGCTCGCGGCGGGTCCACTGGAGCATGGCCGATCCGGGCGCGGCCGATGACACCGGCCAGGGCGGCTACGCGGCCTTTCAGCACGCGGCGGCAGACATAGACACCCGCGTCAGACACCTGATGCCGCTCCTGAACACCCCCGAGACCGTTGCGAGGTCCGAGCCATGA
- a CDS encoding VOC family protein, with translation MTTHDEYVSVRYLVDDVQAATDFYTTHLGFTLNSSAAPAFADVVRGRLRLLLSGPASSGARATPKEAAVPGGNRIHLTYEDLDGEIARLRSAGLSFRSEVVSGPGGRQILLADPAGNLIELFQPARHSGGKHN, from the coding sequence ATGACCACTCACGACGAATACGTCAGCGTCCGCTACCTCGTCGATGACGTGCAGGCCGCCACCGACTTCTACACCACCCACCTGGGGTTCACGCTGAACTCCAGCGCCGCCCCCGCCTTCGCCGACGTGGTCCGCGGTCGACTGCGGCTGCTGCTGTCGGGCCCGGCGAGCTCGGGCGCCCGGGCCACCCCGAAGGAGGCCGCCGTCCCGGGCGGCAATCGCATCCACCTCACCTACGAGGACCTCGACGGCGAGATCGCCCGACTGCGCAGCGCCGGTCTCTCCTTCCGCAGCGAGGTCGTCTCCGGTCCCGGAGGACGTCAGATCCTGCTGGCCGACCCGGCGGGCAACCTCATCGAGCTGTTCCAGCCCGCTCGACACTCTGGTGGTAAGCACAACTGA
- a CDS encoding SDR family NAD(P)-dependent oxidoreductase, whose protein sequence is MSTIVMTGGTSGFGAIAAERLTRSGGARVILSARQPISAGESFQLDLTELGSVRAFATQVRERLDGTPVDALLLNAGMVRPDVTGRTVDGYETTFAVNHLAHYLLLRLLLPALAEGAIVVLTTSGTHDPATGAGLAPPRHADAELLAHPDRDPGCDTRPRKSGEHAYTASKLCAVLTARSLSEHPAIRTRHVTALAYDPGQVFGTGLAKDLSLPLRTAWSLLGTPVLGWPLRLLSPTLNSRTAAGTTLADLALGRATPPKGHTYAALRRGQLSWADPSELARRDDLAQALWNDSARLVGLPD, encoded by the coding sequence ATGTCCACGATCGTGATGACAGGCGGCACATCAGGATTCGGAGCGATTGCCGCGGAGCGGCTGACGCGGTCGGGCGGCGCTCGGGTGATCCTCAGTGCGCGCCAACCGATCTCTGCCGGTGAGTCGTTCCAGCTCGACCTGACGGAACTCGGCTCGGTGCGTGCCTTTGCGACACAGGTCCGCGAACGACTGGACGGAACTCCCGTCGACGCGTTGCTGCTCAACGCCGGCATGGTCCGTCCCGACGTCACCGGTCGTACGGTCGACGGCTACGAGACGACGTTCGCCGTCAACCACCTTGCGCACTACCTGTTGTTGCGCCTGCTGCTGCCCGCTCTGGCAGAAGGGGCGATCGTCGTGCTGACCACGAGCGGCACACACGATCCCGCCACCGGAGCCGGACTGGCACCGCCCCGGCATGCCGACGCCGAGTTGCTCGCGCATCCCGATCGCGACCCGGGGTGCGACACCCGGCCGCGCAAGTCGGGCGAGCACGCGTACACCGCTTCCAAGCTGTGCGCCGTACTCACCGCACGCTCGTTGTCCGAGCACCCCGCCATCCGGACCCGGCACGTGACCGCACTCGCCTACGATCCAGGGCAGGTCTTCGGGACCGGATTGGCCAAGGACCTCTCGCTCCCGTTGCGGACCGCCTGGTCGCTTCTGGGTACGCCGGTGCTGGGGTGGCCGCTGCGCCTGCTCAGCCCCACTCTCAACAGCCGCACCGCCGCCGGCACCACCTTGGCCGACCTGGCTCTCGGCCGCGCGACGCCTCCGAAGGGACACACCTATGCCGCCCTGCGACGAGGACAGCTCAGTTGGGCGGACCCATCGGAACTGGCGCGCAGGGACGATCTGGCCCAGGCGCTGTGGAACGACAGCGCCAGACTTGTCGGCCTGCCGGACTGA
- a CDS encoding VOC family protein, producing MACRISEIVLQCHDPEALARFWCEVLDWVVLDREAEGCVEIGPREGFGGPQPTIFLIRNDEPKNEHARLHFDVNPTDRDQDAELERILAAGAKLVDIGQPAEASWHVLADPEGNEFCLLKRRLAAL from the coding sequence ATGGCATGCCGTATCAGTGAGATCGTGCTCCAGTGCCACGACCCCGAGGCGTTGGCGCGGTTCTGGTGCGAGGTGCTGGACTGGGTGGTGCTCGATCGCGAAGCGGAGGGCTGCGTCGAGATCGGTCCGCGCGAAGGGTTCGGCGGCCCGCAGCCGACGATCTTCCTCATCCGCAACGACGAGCCGAAGAACGAACATGCCCGGCTGCACTTCGACGTCAACCCCACCGACCGCGATCAGGACGCCGAACTTGAGCGCATCCTCGCCGCCGGGGCCAAGCTCGTCGACATCGGTCAGCCCGCGGAGGCGTCCTGGCACGTCCTCGCCGATCCAGAAGGCAACGAGTTCTGCCTGCTCAAGCGGCGCCTCGCCGCACTCTGA
- a CDS encoding response regulator transcription factor, whose translation MRVVIAEDNALLREGLVLLLTSAGHEVAAVAGTGPEILPALLEHRPDAAVLDVRMPPHFRDEGLRAALEARKEIPGLPVLVLSQYVEESYAAELLGGGASGVGYLLKDRVGRVDEFLDALERVAGGGTALDPEVVGELLTRRRDSPLDSLTPREREVLKLMAEGHDNTTIAQTLVVTERAVSKHIGNVFRKLGLPPSDSGHRRVLAVLAYLNNQ comes from the coding sequence GTGCGTGTGGTGATCGCCGAGGACAACGCCCTGCTGCGGGAGGGCCTCGTCCTCCTGCTCACTTCGGCCGGGCACGAGGTCGCAGCCGTCGCAGGCACCGGCCCCGAGATCCTGCCCGCGCTCCTCGAACACCGCCCGGACGCTGCCGTGTTGGACGTACGGATGCCCCCGCACTTCCGTGACGAGGGCTTGCGTGCGGCACTTGAGGCCCGGAAGGAGATTCCCGGCCTGCCCGTCCTCGTCCTCTCGCAGTACGTGGAGGAGTCGTACGCCGCCGAGCTGCTGGGCGGCGGTGCGAGCGGGGTCGGCTATCTGCTCAAGGACCGGGTGGGCAGGGTGGACGAGTTCCTCGACGCCCTGGAACGGGTCGCCGGCGGCGGCACCGCCCTCGACCCCGAGGTCGTCGGCGAACTCCTCACCCGCCGCCGCGACTCACCCCTCGACTCCCTCACTCCACGCGAACGCGAGGTGTTGAAACTGATGGCCGAGGGCCACGACAACACCACCATCGCCCAGACCCTCGTCGTCACCGAGCGCGCCGTCAGCAAGCACATCGGCAACGTGTTTCGCAAACTCGGTCTCCCACCGAGCGACAGCGGCCATCGCCGGGTCCTGGCCGTGCTCGCCTATCTGAACAACCAGTAG
- a CDS encoding MerR family transcriptional regulator translates to MRIGELSRRTGVNAHQLRYYEAQGLLEADRGANGYREYDESAVLRVKQIRHLLGAGLSSEDIAYLLPCAVGEAPELPGCPELLAAMRSRLRRLDDRMARLAQSRDALADYIDAAERMGSESYPPFDDAELEPVPA, encoded by the coding sequence ATGCGGATCGGCGAACTGAGTCGTCGTACGGGCGTCAACGCCCATCAGTTGCGTTACTACGAGGCCCAGGGCCTGCTGGAGGCGGACCGCGGCGCGAACGGCTACCGCGAGTACGACGAGAGCGCCGTGCTGCGGGTGAAGCAGATCCGGCACCTGTTGGGCGCCGGTTTATCGTCGGAGGACATCGCGTACCTGCTGCCCTGCGCGGTCGGTGAGGCCCCGGAACTCCCCGGATGTCCCGAGCTGTTGGCGGCGATGCGGTCACGGCTGCGACGACTGGACGACCGGATGGCCAGACTCGCTCAGTCCCGTGACGCTCTCGCCGACTACATCGACGCGGCCGAGCGCATGGGCAGCGAGAGCTATCCACCCTTTGACGACGCCGAGTTGGAGCCCGTCCCCGCCTGA
- a CDS encoding NAD(P)-dependent oxidoreductase — protein MNNKSETPVTVIGLGLMGQALAGAFLNAGHPTTVWNRTASKADPLVAKGARLAPTVGDALKAGSLTIICVTDYPAMHKLLGDASDVELDGTTLINLTSGDSAQAREAARWADQRGARYLDGAIMAVPPAIGTAEAVILHSGQQSDFEAHKSTLDALGTVTYLGADHGLASLYDVAGLAMMWSILNAWLQGTALLRTAGVDAATYAPFARQIAVGVAEWLPGYAQQIDSGSFPAEVSALETDARAMTHLIEESEAAGVNAELPRLLKAMADRSIAAGHGGEQYPVLIEEFSKPSDA, from the coding sequence ATGAACAACAAATCCGAAACACCCGTGACTGTCATCGGACTTGGACTGATGGGTCAGGCGCTCGCCGGCGCCTTCTTGAACGCCGGGCATCCCACCACCGTGTGGAACCGTACGGCTTCCAAGGCCGACCCGTTGGTGGCCAAGGGGGCGCGGCTGGCGCCCACGGTGGGCGACGCGCTCAAGGCAGGTTCCCTGACGATCATCTGCGTCACCGACTACCCGGCCATGCACAAGCTGCTCGGCGACGCGAGCGATGTCGAGCTGGACGGCACGACGTTGATCAACCTGACCTCGGGCGACTCGGCCCAGGCCCGGGAGGCCGCCCGATGGGCCGACCAGCGGGGCGCCCGCTACCTGGACGGCGCCATCATGGCCGTCCCGCCGGCGATCGGGACCGCCGAGGCCGTGATCCTGCACAGCGGGCAGCAGTCGGACTTCGAGGCGCACAAGTCCACGCTCGACGCGCTCGGCACCGTCACCTACCTCGGTGCGGACCATGGGCTGGCGTCCCTCTACGACGTGGCAGGCCTCGCCATGATGTGGAGCATCCTCAACGCCTGGCTCCAGGGCACCGCCCTGCTCAGGACCGCCGGTGTCGACGCCGCCACGTATGCGCCGTTCGCGCGGCAGATCGCTGTCGGTGTGGCCGAGTGGCTGCCCGGCTACGCCCAGCAGATCGACAGCGGCTCCTTCCCGGCCGAGGTATCGGCCCTGGAGACCGACGCGCGGGCGATGACACACCTGATCGAGGAGAGCGAGGCGGCGGGCGTCAACGCCGAACTGCCCAGGCTGCTCAAGGCGATGGCCGACCGCTCGATCGCCGCTGGACACGGGGGAGAGCAGTATCCCGTGCTGATCGAAGAGTTCAGCAAGCCCAGCGACGCGTGA
- a CDS encoding (2Fe-2S)-binding protein, whose product MPEHTFRLNGEQVTVEVADDVRLLWVLRDILGVTGPKYGCGINVCKACTSHLNGKAVNPCAIPVGDLDPTDEVTTIEGLPATVGADLHPMQQAWLDQDVAQCGYCQPGQIMAAVALVRRAAEEGREITDADLDGIRNVCRCGTYFRIREAIRAGAERM is encoded by the coding sequence GTGCCCGAGCACACTTTCCGCCTCAACGGCGAGCAGGTCACCGTCGAAGTCGCCGACGACGTACGGCTGTTGTGGGTCCTGCGCGACATCCTGGGCGTCACAGGGCCCAAGTACGGCTGCGGCATCAACGTCTGCAAGGCCTGCACCAGTCACCTCAACGGCAAGGCCGTGAACCCGTGCGCGATCCCGGTGGGGGACCTGGATCCGACGGACGAGGTCACCACCATCGAGGGCCTCCCTGCCACGGTCGGCGCGGACCTCCACCCCATGCAACAGGCGTGGCTCGACCAGGACGTGGCCCAGTGCGGCTACTGCCAACCGGGCCAGATCATGGCCGCCGTAGCGCTGGTGCGCCGAGCCGCGGAGGAGGGCCGCGAGATCACCGACGCGGACCTCGACGGGATCCGCAACGTGTGCCGGTGCGGGACGTACTTCCGCATCCGGGAGGCGATCAGGGCGGGGGCCGAGAGGATGTGA